GAGTCGGATTTGGTTTATGATAAGTTAAATTCGGCCTAACCCAACCGATGCTCAAGCCTAATATGAATGAAGATTATTGTATGTGTTTTGAATGTGATAGTTATATCAATGTTGTTGTAAACCCTTGACGTGTTGTAATGGGTTGATTTACTTCATGAAATGTAATGTTTCGAAATGAATGAGACAATTTTAGTGCTTATGGTCATTAATTTTAGTGTTGTATATAAAAAACGAGTACACATAAAGTAAGGGCATCAACATAAAGTTTGTTTCTTGACTACCAAAACTAAAGGGCATTCCAACCATTGTGCATCACTACAAAAGGTTCTTGACTCCATTAATAGAGCCATAAAGTAAGCCAAGAAAGTGCATGTTTAAATTAACAgtcttaaatataaatttagtttattcATCCTGCCAAAATAAAAGGGCTTTCAAGCCATTgtacttaattatataatagtaaAGGTTCTTCAATCCTTTAAGAAAGGCAGAAATTTAAACATGAAACTACGCCAAATAAATGACATTCGTGATAGTAAATGTCCACAAAACGTCGTAAGAGATTCATAAAATAACTGTCTTAAGAGATGCATCAAAATAAAGGCAGTTACAGTTCATGTGATTCAAACAGGACCCCTTATAGGCTTCAGTTTTTCCCTCATTTGTGGTATGGGTGTTGAGGTTGATGGTACTGGATCTGTTGATGGTGCTGGCTGAAGTGATCGTCCTGCTTGGGTTGAGGGTTGTGCTTCTGTTGATGCAGTTTATTACGGTCCAGATAATGTAGCATTAGTTTCCTTTGTTGCACATGGTGTTAATTTAGACTAGTTTGGTTGAGTGTTATGTGGGCAGGAACTTCGGTTGTGTCCAACAACCTTGTagataatacatattttttttgtaacctCCCTTTCTTAATTCAGTATCGTCCTTCTTAATCTCTCAAGCCTCTAGTCTCCTTTTTTTTAGGCCTTCATGGTACGACTCTTTTGTGTGGGGTCAATAGATTTGGATATGGAATTCTTTCCCAGGCTTGTTGACCATTGATTGGTTAGATGATAGAAGTGTAGGTTTCTTCATATGTTGACTTTCTAACCATTGGGAAATGAAGTCCTTTCCACTTAAATTAAGAAATCTCATTGCAGCAAAGGCGTGATTCAAGGAATTCTACCAATGGTCCACTTTTTGCATGTGCAGTCCATTTTGTCAATGTTGGCAGCAAACTGCTCTTCAATTTGAGATATGTGCCAAACTTCGAATAACTTTTCTGATGACCACCTAGTttggaataaaaaaatgttatttacaattgagaacctaattgagactattTCAAGACAAAAAATGATCAAAGTAagatacttaaaataaaatgtggaGCACAAAGTAAAACTGACATTGGTATCCAATATCTAGTTAACTAGTCTATTTTGAACTTTGGGACAGATTGAGCCTTGATGTGAGTTCAACTTTGTTCTATTTTTTACCAATCTTTTCATTATGTAAACCATAATATCCTCCAACATGCTAATTATGGGCTTACTCCTCTTCTACACTATTGCACTATTTAATCTCTCACACATATTGTTGACTAATATGTCACAATGAGCTCTTGAAGTGAACCTTGACCTTGACCAAAACTTGATATAGTGAATTTAAATCCTTGTAAAAATGcacattagataaaaaaaaggaaatgaattcaagattcaataaataaaatccaaaagtGTGACTTGGTGAAATTGCAATCAAATGTTTGAAAGCATCCACATTAACCTCCTTGATGTTCCTCATCTCGATCTCCCAAGCTTGTGGATATGTTGTTCTTGCAACCTTCCGCATTAGTTGATGCAACTTTTTTCCAGggaatttctttcaaaaattgGAGTATAAGTGCCTCACACAAAATTGTTGGTCCACTCTAGGTAAAAGCTCTTGTAGTGTAGGCAAAAGACCCTTACATGTCAAATGAAAGTAGTGAAAGTCAGATAATGtcaaattgaaatgaaaatgagGTAAATAACATGAGAGTTACACGTGAAATTCACCTTCTATTGGTCTGAAATCAAGCTGCATGCTACAACCACTGTTTCCCCACCTAGGTCTTCATGAGTAGCTCCAAGAACCATGTTTAAGAGTCGTTGCTCTCAACTTCTACAACACCATATGCTATAGGTAATATTTGTTCATTCATGTCTCTTCCAAATATTGTTAATAACTCCCCTCCAAATCTACCTTTAAGAAGCATCCATCCAACCCAATGATAGGCCTACAACTTGTGAAACTATCCATGCATGCCTTCAAACATGCACAAAATCTCTTGAAAATTAGGTCACCTTGAACTTCCTCAACTTTGACCTTCATTGTTGAGCCTAGATTGTTCTCAGAAGCTCGTGTACATAATCATAGATTCTTTTGAATTGTTCTTTAAATGAACCCTCCACATTTTTTATTGCCATGGCTTTTGCCCTATAAGTCATATTCCTAGATATTCCTATATTCCATTTCCTACTTACTTTCTCACGCATGTCAGTTACTTTCATATGTGGGTTTTCTCTAACAGTTTTCTCCATGTGCTTACTTAACCATTTTGAATTCATTAATTTTAGGTTGAAATCTCTGCTACATGTATGAACGTCACACATTTCAAGTTGCACAATAAGCACAATAAGCATACAATTTGCATTTTCTAGTTGTACCCACACATTTCATTGAAACTCCCTTCTTATCATTcttaacaaatttcaaattcttcccATTTTGAAGGGAATAAGTTCGCATAACATCTATGAATTCCTTCTTCTCAGTAAAACAAGTTCCTACTTCCCATTCGAATTCATCCATTTTTTTTGGCTTTGAAAATGTAGGAAACCTACCATAACTCTCTTTATCAAAAGTATCCTCCTGACTATCTAATGCACTAACCAACTCATCAGAATGCCACTCATCTAAAATAGGATTATCTTCAGCTTCTACTCCCCCACTATCTAAATCATTGTCTTGTACTGTCACATCTGGCCTAGAAGACTGTTGTCGTTTTTGTCTAACTTTTGCCTTTGAAGTCCCAACAACGTCTTCTGAAACATTTTGCACTTCACATTCAACATCACCATCTCACTTGTTTTCCATATTACTATCTACTTCACATTCAATGCTAATATCAAGTAGTCCTTTATCATTATAAGTTTAAGATCATCTTCGTGGTCATCTTCACAACCATCTTCATCCTCTTTTCAACCTACACCACCATCATGCACCTCTTCCTCCACGTCACATTAATCCACACCATTACCATCCTCCACGTGATGTTCACACACACCATTACCATCCTCCACCTCTTCCTCCACGTGATGTTCACCCAAACCATTACAATCCTCCACTTCTTTTTCAACTTCACCACCATAGTGAAACTGACCACCCTCTTGTATATCTTCTAACCCAGGTTAGCTTCAACCTCTAACTATTGCTCCCCTTCACCAACACACCCAAACTCAGTACCCTATTGTATCTCTTCTAAACTAGGTTAAGCCCTCTCAATGGCCTCTATTATCTCTGGTTCAGTCATCTTATGTACCACATACAGATGCACTACACCGTTTAGCCTGACTAAGTTAACCATATGCATAACACCCTTATCATCTGTCAAAAGTTCCAATCTATCTTCCAACACTGACCCACCTCCTAAAGAGTACCATGTGTCCTTAATATGAACATGTCATAACTATTCCAATCCATCTACAACCTCAAAATAACTTCATTTGTCCGGGTCACAGAACCATCATGTAGTTTCTCCATGAAATTGTAGTTTCCCATTATCATCAGATACAAAGCTTCCACTTTGATGGACCAACACTTCAAAATGGCCATCACACATCTCAccctatatatacatatatgcccataaattaattaacaaattacGGTCCCTACCACCCACACACCCAAATGGGGGACCACAAGTTGTTCAAATATTTAGACGACACCTACATGAgtgacaaaaacaaaaaagcatAACCCCACTGCCACACCAAATATGCAATGAACTAAAATATAACCCACCCACCCAATTAATCTCATAGCACAACAAACaaaccaaatataaaatgaattgtACTTAAAGAACAAAATCCACCAACCAAATCATACGCATAAACCAACAATCACAACATTTATGGAGTGAAGTCAAATAAAACACCAAAACCCAACAACGAAAACAAACTCACCTTCGCTGGTGATACCTCCATGAACTACAGTTTCGATCAACAACAAACACCCCCAAATGCCCTACAAACTACTTCGATAAACGATCGACGTGCCCAATTCTTCGTCCCTTATCCTTCCTTGCTCGTTCCACTCATCATTTTGCTCGAAAATCGAATGACCAATCCCTAATTTGTAACCTAAGCCCAAATTGAccctttttgttttttccttatTTAACGTATaccatatattatattttacgtCAAAAAACTAGATTACCAAACATTACCTATTGTACGTcgttgttaaaaattttaacaatgtTAACAATTTGGGCgtatttaatacatatttaaaaaaaaaacaattggaCGACTCAAAAGTCGAGGACTCAATTAAGATTTCTTAACCAAGAGAAGAGGGACTTTTGTGtatgattaaaccaaaacaaaataaaagttagtATGATTAAGATTATAaggtgaagaaaagaaaaaaggtttaattacttgGATGGTATCCACTTTGATACAagtgtgtcaatctggtacccgcttttaaaaaagtgtcaattgcatcacaacttttgaaaaagtgtttcaattaggtccctttcagacggagttgactaacgtcgttactcaacgtgccacgtgtcagtctgtggtttttttgaatctttttaaaaaaaaattaaaaatttttaaaattttttgaaaaaaaataaaaatgccacgtgtcaggtccctgtgtgtgacacgtggcattgtcagtgtcacgtggcattgcaatgccacgtgtcagtgtcactatcagatgtcaatgtgttgatttcgatttagtcctcatatatgtctttttgtttcaatttaatacatacttatgtgtatctgattcaatcttgacttaattttttttaatatttaaaatacattttttataaagttaaaagtaattaagtataaaatttttacaaaaattaagtatttgatatttatattaaaatttagtggtgaaagtcatttttaatataaaaaaattagtataacatttagacattagaaattttggtttaaaattagtaagagataatattgttctattttggaaaaaagtaataattaacaaaatatgagtacttaataaaaaagtaattaataaagtaatatgttaaaaagtcatttttaataaaaaatattagtaaaacatttatacaaatgataaatttggtatgaaattgagagaaacaagataaatattagtacttaattttataaaaatatttacacttaattagttttaatcttataaaaaatggattacaaaaatattttacttattaaaaaaattggaacaaaattgaatcagatacaaaTAAATAGATACtaacttgaaataaaaaaaagaaaaaaaaatatatatatatatatatatgaaaaattttaaaaaaatgaaaaaaaaaatcacatactGACCATGTGACAAGTTGACTATAGTCAACTTCATCTAAGaaagacctaattgaaacacttatttaaaagttaaaaattggGATGTAattgatacttttattaaaacgGTACCAAATTAATACCCTTGTATCAAAGTGAGTAtcagtaattaaaaaataaaaaacatctcAAAAAGCATTTGACatcttaaaatattactttaatgtCCAAAACCCTATTCACTGCTATCTTTGATCTTTTCTCTTCCTTCCGTTCATCTTCTTCCCTCTATGTTCATCTTCTCCTGTTTTCTTTTCACTGTTTATCTTCTGCATTGGTCCTCACTCTGATGTTCATCTTCTCCGTCGTTTTTTCATCCCTGAGTTTCTTCTTCTGTGTTTCGTgctgatttttcttttcttgttccTCCCTCACCCATAGTCTGTAACGGAAACTGAATCGCCAATCACACGATTCAGATCCTGTTTATGTCACGATTCAGGTTACAAAACGATTCTTCAAACCATAAGTATCGCGGAGGAAGAATCTTGTAACTAATAGGGGTTCCAATCGTACGATTCTAACTACACTTACAAATTCTAAATTTGGTGGCTATAGTCTGGCAATCCTAAAATGGACTTGCCTAATCGTGATAACCAGCAGAGTGTTGCTGTGAAGAAGACAGCACTGAGAGATCTGCagaatgataataaaatcatggTGCCAACCTCTGTTGGAAGCTCTTCGCTTTTAAAGGATAAGGATCCTGGTACTGAATCGAATAGGGTTTCCGGTACAAAGAGACCCTTTTCTGACCACCCAGTGAACCAAAATCTCCAGCAATCTCCGGGAAATAATGCTGCAAATGGACATCTTGTGTATGTCCGTAGAAAATCAGAAGCAGAAATGGGCAAGGGCACTGCTTTTGAAAATCCAAGTGTTAATGCTTATTGTTCACATTCGAAGCAACTTTGTTGTGAAGAGGAGAATGCTCAACCAAAATCTCAGATAAAGGAACCAAAGGTTTCTTCTTTCCCTGCATTTGCACCTTTTCCCGTGGCTTCTTCGATGAACTCATCTGGAAAGCCTTCAGTTCCTGTTTCTCTTGGGAAATCTTCAATCAAGTTAGCACCAGTTGAGTCCAATTACGTGACAGCTTCTTCTGGCGCTACTCCCACCACTGGTAATCCAAAGGGATTAAAAAATCTGCACTGGGAAgagcgataccaacaattgcaGATGTTTTTGAAGAAATTGGACCAATCAGACCAAGAAGAATATATCCAAAGTATGTCCAGGAACCGTAGAATAGTAACTCAAATGTTTTCTTATGAAGTTCATGATATTTTGTTTAGCTGATATTATCCTTTGCCAGTGCTTCGCTCCCTGTCCTCAGTTGAACTTAGCAAACATGCTGTTGAGTTAGAGAAGAGATCAATTCAGCTTTCATTAGAGGAAGGTAATGGAATTGCTGTTTCGTTTGTTTCCTTTCTTAGAGTTCATTCTGAATGTATACTGAATGTGGGGTGTTGAATTAGGCATTAAATGAACTCTTTATGATTATTCCCTTTATATCATGCTTGTGCTAGTTTCAATCAATACGAGTCTGTGAATTACTTTGATATCTTCCATAGCTGTTATGCTTGGGAACTCATCTGTCCATGATGCAATCTCTTACTTTgccatgttttctttttcttttttctcaaatcCATTATTTTATATAGAACAGAGAAATTATACATTTGCATTTTGTTGGAGTTGTAGCTGTTAGAATCCCCAACCTGCATAATACTTTCATCAACTGTGTGAAGCTGATGATTTTTCTATGATGACAGCCAAAGAATTACAGCGTGTTGCTGCTTTAAATGTGTTGGGTAAATCAGTGAAGAACTTCAAAGCGCCAGTTGATCACGACGAGTGTTCAGACAAGTTGAAGACGTGATCATGATCTTTCTATTTGGGCTGCTGTAAATTTCCACGGGCAGTGGAATCTTTCTGACTTTTTGTTTTGCTTAGAGTTTATGCTGATTCTCTTAAAATCTTCTAGTTGACAGAAATTATCCAACACCTTGTCCACGAAAATTGAAAATGGTTATCTATTGCAGTTTGTGCTTCTTGTATAGATTGGATACCCTTCTTTCTTTCTGCTCTTCTTACATagcttacaaaaaaaattatttaagctATTCGCTTGAATGATTAAATTTCATATGTATTTTCATAAGaaccataatttttttcactaaatGTATTTCCATAAGAACTTCTGTGAAATTAAACATTTGACAATAAAATTACTTGTTCACCACATACTGGTGTGTGAATGTTAGTAACAACCTCAGGAATCAGAATATCTAAGGATATTTCTGATCAAAATTTTCTGAAGTAGTTGTAAAGTCTCCAATTGGCCTTCATCATGAAGGCAAAATTGATATCTGGAGCTCTTTAAAGGTCAAGTCCTCTAACTGTTACACTTAGTTTGTTATGAGTGATGTACTATTgtaaacaaagaagaaaaagggaaCAGAAGGTTATTGGTTTGATTCAGTGTAAGTGGAAATGTAATGTAAGCTTTGTTGACCTAATATTTTCTTACAGTTGAAAAACATTCTCATAGTTGATAATGGACTATACATATAATAATCCATACAACAAcgtgtaattaaaaataatagtggTTGATGAAAGATGACTAGTAAATTAAAAGGGTAGTTTTGTTAGTTGTTGTATGTGATGATGTAGAAGTAATTGGGGAGTATAATGACATCGGcaccaaaaaaaattcaatgaaaacaataaaatcattTGTAGTTTTAccatatttgtaatattaatttatatttatcataaaatcttacattttttaatacatgaatagaaataaaaaaaaataacatttacatcatttaataaatataaaaattaaatgataataatttaattgaaaaatataattttttttagtattttatagaaacaaattaataagattaaattaaaaaaacttaaatttatatagacttaaaacttatatatatatatatatatatatatatatattaagaaaacaaatcTAGTCTCGTGTGCTTCGAAGAAATTTagtcaattaattttattataattatttttttgaattaaatcatttttataaataatcttTTCCATGCATTTTTTAGCTAAATattaatagtagtaataattGTAGTAATGGTTCAATGAAAATTATGCCAATccaaagttatttaaaaaattatttataaaaattaataagttttaagaaaaaattataataaaattaaatttataggtagatattacaaaaattaaagacCAATTGTAACAAAGACAAAACTGAGTTCTGAATATGTATTTACAAGGGAGTGaaatttaggaaaataaattatttgtttccCTCTCATTTACAATTGAAGAATAACTTTTAAGGGAATGAAAAGGATAAGTCAAACATTTCCTCATAATAATATTATCCAAATTTGATCACGATTACACCGAACCATTTACAATTACACCCAACcattgatcaaatgatgtataaTTTAATCATACCATCTTCCTTATGATGGTAAAATTACTAACACATGTAGGTATTTCTAGATAAAAAATTTGCGACAAATAGTTAGTGTCCGCAAATATTTACTATCTACGGGTAATGGATAACAGGTATTTTAAAATTCGTTTATAAATGGGTCGAATATGAGTATCTGTATTCACGAATATCTATTACctgtacaaaaattaaaattaaaatttaatatatattttattaatttaaatttaactaaaattataattatattttattagattaaatttaattaaaattgaaatttaattattttttataaattatatatcaattttaaatatttgctgGTATGCGGGTATCCATAGGTACTCCCAGGTTTTAAGAAAATCCACGAGTAATCGCAGATCTTCAAAAAATTTACTGATATTTTTAAATGGGTACTCAATAGGTAAACAGATGAATAACAAAAAGATTTTTTGTGTGGGTCAGATTGCGAGTATATACTATTTATGTTTGAACCGATCAATTGTCATCCATAATCTTAGTGTTAGAAGATGTAAAGAACTAGTTTAGTAGAATGAATAATgccataattttatttatagtataataagaaaaaataatatagctttactataaatattttaattcgtTAGTTTTATTTAAGTTATGTCAATAGTTAaggtaattaaaaatatgtttgtaTTTAGTAATTCTCACACCTATTATTGTGTAATTAACTTTGGaagtttttatcatttttttttaatttaacacttTTAGTAGTTTTTTTAAAGCTAATTGCATATTAGGgataactttttctttaataaatacatgtaatttttattaaagacCAAACAtgcacttaattattttaaatattaatgtatttcaaataaaactaacctaattagagattaattttctttctaacCTCCCACAATCGCTCTTAACACTAAtttctttcttaaaataatttcttacaaaactaaaaaaaaatgagaatgatTGTGTTTACATATGGTTGAATAATCTATTATTGAAAAACCTACAATAACAAAATAGATTTAAGGATTTAAAATAATGATCCATCCTATACTACTCACACTTAAGtcattttttctaacatttatttcaaataataaggTTTGAACTAAAACCTTATATATAATAGtctatataaattattgttctttcgttaatttttttaaatatgttttaaaatttttcttatgtatatttatttattaattattatttgaattattttagaCATTACTTTTGTTATTATAGGACTGAGATAGTACCTTATAAACATCTCAAGACTTCTTAATGAAATTCTCTCTTGTAAGTGTTAGTCATCCTTTTAGCTTTCGTCCTTTTGTAGGTCAAAGTGTGGAGAGATACATGCAAAAGATACGCTAACCCTCAAGTCAACAAAGagtttttgttttcaatgtCAAATATCTAGGATTAACAACTAATGATTAAAGTGAGTCTAATTACTTAGGTCCATGTGTATTCATACTATTTTTCTAAGGATCATTACTTGGCATTTTGCAGCCTTACGTGTATTCTGACTTGGTTATAGGCTTGGACCCAATTATGGGCTTCATGAGCATGATGTTGGAGGCCTAATTTGCTGAAAAGTCTACTTAATCTTTAACAAATTCTTCTAAGTTATGTCTATGAGGAGGGGTTGCATATCTATCGTTTGTCGATAAGTGTCCTATTATTGATGACTTACTTTGTATGGTCACTTAGTTTCAGTGTTTGTCTAATCAAGGTTGTTAAGTGCTCGGTCTGGATTCTTAGACATAACCGATAACTAGGTGGTCCTCATAGGTGTATTAGGGTTCCCATTTTCTTATGGGGTTATTATGTTAAAGGATTATGATTGATCTTCCTTGGAGGGATGGACAAGTTTCTGACCTCAGGTCTAGCCATTGGCTAGGGATGGTCGACCCACTATGGtacaactttatttatttatctttgacAACTACATACATGTAGTTTGTTAATATTAACTTGTGAGACCTATCGCTAAGGGTGGATatggattgaatttttcaaaattcattccAAAGccaataaaatagattaaatatatCCATATTAACTCCATACACCAAAGTTGGAATTTTTATCAATCCAATTTCAATTGGATTAAATCTAGATACAATTCACTTTGTTAGTTAGATTAAGTCCAATGAGAACAATTTAATACATGCGTCAAGCTAACTCGTCCCACCTAGGTTCAGTTTACTCGGCTCAACATTCAGTTGGAGCTGACTCAACCTTCGAAAGGGGCTGACTTTTAACCTTTGACTTGAGTTGACTCGGCTTAGCCTAAGGTTGAGGCCGAATCGGCTTAACTATCGGTCGAGACTGCCTTACCTAAACCTTCAGATTGAGTCAACTCAACTTGACCTTCAACTAGGGTTGACTCGACTGACCTT
This portion of the Vigna unguiculata cultivar IT97K-499-35 chromosome 6, ASM411807v1, whole genome shotgun sequence genome encodes:
- the LOC114186867 gene encoding uncharacterized protein LOC114186867 gives rise to the protein MDLPNRDNQQSVAVKKTALRDLQNDNKIMVPTSVGSSSLLKDKDPGTESNRVSGTKRPFSDHPVNQNLQQSPGNNAANGHLVYVRRKSEAEMGKGTAFENPSVNAYCSHSKQLCCEEENAQPKSQIKEPKVSSFPAFAPFPVASSMNSSGKPSVPVSLGKSSIKLAPVESNYVTASSGATPTTGNPKGLKNLHWEERYQQLQMFLKKLDQSDQEEYIQMLRSLSSVELSKHAVELEKRSIQLSLEEAKELQRVAALNVLGKSVKNFKAPVDHDECSDKLKT